TTATGCGACCGACTCTGGAGCAGTACGCCATAAGCTTTCTAAATCATAGAATTTGCGGGCAGTTGGTAGCATCACATGTACTACAACAAAGCCAAGATCGATTAAGATCCATTCGGCATCTCGTTCGCCTTCAACGCCAATCGGGCGGAAACCAGCTTTTCGAGCTTCTTCTGCAACATTGTCAGCAAGTGCTTTGACGTGACGAGTAGAAGTACCACTCGCGATGACAATAGCATCAGCAACATTGCTAATAGAACTAACATCTAACTGTAGAATATCTTTTGCTTTTACATCAACTAAAGCGTCATGGACGACTTTAAGACAAGCTTGTACGTCTTTATTTGAGGTGTTCATTGCGAAATCGTGAGAATTAGACACGCTGGGCGATGGTTCTAAATTCATATAGGGTATATTTTCCTGACAATTACTCACTATCTAATATAGTGGTTTTCACTCAGAATTTCAAACAAAACTAGTAACAGTTTATATATTTACATCATCGGAAAAATATTTCTTTTTCCATGTAAATGACTGATTTGAGCCATTTTTAGGTTTATATTCTGCCGCAATATAGCCCTCATAAGCACTTTGCTTAATCCATGAAAAAATTTGCTCATACGGTATTTGAGCTGTATCGGGTTCATGGCGTCCCGGACAATCTGCAAACTGAATATGGCCAATCTGGTGAATATTTTCTTGTAACCCTTCAAGTACATCTTCACCCATCATTGCCATATGGTAACAGTCATATTGCATTTTTAAGGCAGGGTGATTGACTGCTTCTAGCATTTCTTGGGCTTGGGCAATGTTCTGTACCAAAAAGCGTGGCATATCTGTGCCATTAATCATTTCAAATACAGGTTCAATATCGTGTTCTGTCAGTAAATCACAGGCTAATTTTAAGTTGCTTGCAAGTGTCTTAAGGCAAGGAAGTAAGTCAGAGTCTTGAGGTTGCTTACCTGCCAAAATATTAACACGAGGTACTTTTAATGCTGTGGCATAGCGAATCGCTAACTGTAATGCCTCACGAAATGCTGCCTCTTGACCCGGTATACCTGCTAAGCCATTTCCACCTTGCATAAGGTCACCAGCAGGAACGTTAATTAAACATAAATTTAGGTTGTAACGTTCAAGTTGGTCTTGAATATCAGAAATGGCAAGCTCGTATGGGAATTGAATTTCTACATGTTCAAAGCCCTCTGCATGGGCTAATGCAAAGCGTTCAATTAAAGGAACTTCGGTAAAAATCATGGATAAGTTAACGGCAAGACGACCCATACACAAACTCCGTTTATTATTGCTCTACTACTTGAATCATAGTAGCTAAATCTTTCTCAGCAAAGCCATTTTTTTGGTGAGTTTGTAGCTGTAATAGAGCTTTTTGTGCAACGGGGATGTCTAAATTAACATTGTTAGCCAATGTTACTGCGTTGTTAAGGTCTTTCGATAATGTTTGAACTTTCCACTGAACAGGTTCGAAAGTATGAGTCGCCATACGTGGTGCCAGTATTTGAAAAGGTTTTGAGTCGGCAAATCCGCCAGCTAGGGCAGGAGCGAATAAAGTGGTATCTACGCCCGCGCGGTCTGCCAGTGCAACTGCTTCGGCAATCAGGGCGCTGTTTGCTGCCACAATGAGTTGATTGCAAATTTTAGTTGCTTGTCCTGTGCCTGTATCTCCCATTCGTGTGACACGTTGGGAAAGAACATTATAAACAGGACTTAAAGCTTCAATAGTTTGAGCATCGCCACCTGCAAAAATCACTAGCGTGCCTTGTTCTGCCCCAGCTGTACCGCCTGAAACGGGGGAGTCAATCCATATCACATCTTGTGAAGCAGCAGCCTGAGCAAGTACTTTTGTCGCAGCAACAGAGAGACTTGAGAAGTCGACAATGACCTGACCCGCTTTTAAGTTTGTTTGAATTTGATCAAATACTGCTTGCACAGCTTTATCGTCGGCTAGGCAAGTTAAAATGAGAGGGTACTGTCCGATGTTGGAAAGATCGAGTGCATGCGCGCCAATATCAATAAGTTCTTCACAAGCAGATGCTGTTCGATTCCATACTGCGACCTGAAAGCCGGCTTGTATAAGACGGCTTGCCATACGGCTTCCCATAAGTCCTATGCCTAAAAAAGCAATAGGAGTATTACGATCAAAATTCATAATAAAGCTCTTATCTATATTGGCGTGGTAAAAATTTAACTTCCGGATGTTTGTCTTTTTTACGAGCAAGTTTGCTATTTTTACCAAGTAATAATTTAAGTTGCCAGATTTTTTCTAAGCGTAATGATTTTTCTGGTTGATGTTCCATTGCATCTAGTACACGTTTTGCAGCAGTCAATGCATCAGGTGAGCGCTGTAACATTTCCGAAGCGATCGCATTTGCTTTTTCTAATGGGTTCTCACTTAAGTGAGTCACAAGTCCAATATCTTTTGCATAATTTCCGTCAAAAACACGGGCAGTTAAAGTCAGCTCTTTTGCAAGGTCAACTCCAATCAAGCCTTTGAGCGAACGGGTAAGACCCATATCTGGTACTAAGCCCCAGCGGCTTTCCATAATCGACATTTTAGTGTCTGGGTGGGCAATGCGGATATCGGCAGCTAGTGCAAGTTGCATACCTGCCCCAAAACAATAGCCTTCAAGAGCGGCAATAACAGGGACGGGCAAATTTTGCCAAATAAGAAAAGCTTTTTGGAAAAGGCTTTGTCCTGGTTTAACAAGTTCCCAAATGGCAAATGCAGAGTTCTTAGGGTTGTTTAAGTCAGATAAATCAATACCAGCACTAAACACTTGTGCTTCACCCGTCAAAATTACACAGCGGATATCTCGGTCTTTTTGTATAGCTTTAGCCGTTGTTACAAGTTCTTTGAGTAGAGCAAAACTCATAGCGTTACGTTTATCAGGACGGTTTAGATAAACTGTTGCAATGCCATTATTTTTTTCAATACGTAAAAGTGCCATGAAATTCCCGCTTATTTTTTTATCGATAAGCGGAGCATAGCATGGCTGGAAATTGGAAACATGACAGGTCAGTCATGCCTATTTAACAACTATTATTTAATCTGGTATGACTAAAATTTGATGAGCTGCACTCTCAACTTCTTTAATGACAAGACCTAATTCATCGAAACGTCTCATGACTTCTTCAATGAAGCCATCGTCAGCTCTACGGCGTTCTTTGCGTAGCGTAGAAATAAATTGTTCAAAGTCACCTGTCACTTGTTGAAGTTTTGGTGTGCCTACATAGCGTGTAGCTCCATAAAGACGGTGTAGTACATGCTCAAGCTGAGGAAAGTCTTCAAGCTCAATGAGTTGCTGCATTTCTTCTAGCTCGGTTGGGAAGCTATCTACCAACATTTTGAGAAGATCTTGAGCTAAATCTTCTTTGTTTGCTGCTAGTTGTAAACTTTGCTGCCAATTTAAAATTTCTGGATCTAATGCTTCTGCAACCACATGATGATCTTTAGCTAGATTTTGCGCAGTGAAGTTGTTTTTTGTCCATTGCGTTAAAATTTGAATGATTTGCTCCATTTGAATTGGTTTGGTGACATAGTCATTCATACCAACTTTAAGAAGCTTTTGCTTTTCATCTGCAAGCGCGTGGGCTGTTAGAGCAATAATTGGAAGTTGCATTTCCCCATCTAAAGTGGATTCTAAAGAGCGGATCGCACGTGTGGTATCAATGCCCGACATAACCGGCATTTGAATGTCCATAAATACCAAATCAAATGGTTTAAGCTTCTGATCAATTCTTTCTTGAATAATATTAAGCGCTTCTTGACCACTTAAAGCCTTAGTGGTTTTGACATTTAACTCACCTAATAATGCTTCTAAAACAATTAAGTTAGGTAAATGGTCATCAACCGCCAAAATATGTAAACCCTGCCCATTAAAGTCTTGTTGTTCCTCTTCAAAGATAGGTTGGTCACTTAATAATTGAATGAGGCCACTACGGCTTAATGGTTGATAAAGTGGGCGAGCGCGATATTCGGTGAGCATGTTTGGCTCAAGAGTCATTTGATAGCCGTAAACTGCTAAGTTACCTTGATAGCGGCTACGAATTTCTTTGAGTAGAGCTTCAGTATCACCACTATGATCAACAATGAGCCATGTATTGTCTTTCTGGTCGAGATGTTTTAAGCGGCTAAACAAGTCCAGAATAGATTGAGTTTCGATATGTGGTACTTGATAATTTTCAAGATAGTAGCGTAAAACACTGGCTGTTGCAGGGTGGGCTAAATAAGACACCACCTGTAAATGTTCGAAGTGAGGATGTTCAATCTCATGTTCTTCATCTACAGCAAACTGTGCAGTAAACCAGAATGTTGAACCTTTTTCTGTTGGGGCACGTTCTTGGTTATCTTCAAAGCCAATTTGGCCATGCATGAGATGAACCAATTGTTTAGAAATTGCCAGACCTAAGCCTGTACCACCAAATTGGCGGGTAACAGATGCATCGCCTTGCGAAAACGACTCAAATAATTTTTTACGGTCTGTACCGCTTAAACCAATACCACTGTCCTGAACACTAAAATGAAGCAAGCACTGACCGATGTCATCATGTTCCATACGCACACGAACAATAATTTCACCATCTGGCGTGAACTTGATGGCATTGGAAATCAAATTGGTCAAAATTTGCTTAAAGCGTAAAGCATCACCAATCACCTGTTGAGGAATGTTATCTGCATAATAAAAAGCCATGGCAATATGCTTTTGTGCAGCCAAAGGTGACAACATATCCATGACATCAAATACAGCTTCTTCTAAGTCAAAAGGTGCTGTTTCAAGTTCCAGTTTACCTGCATCAATTTTTGAGAAATCTAATACATCATTAATTAATGCTAATAAATGGGCAGAGGACTTGCGAATAGTTTGTAAATAAAGGTTCTGTTCGTTACTTAAATTTTGTTGGCGAAGTAATAAATGAATAAAGCCATCAATACTATTAAGCGGTGTACGAAGTTCATGACTGATATTGGCAAGGAAAACCGATTTTGCCTGATTAGATGAAATGGCTTGGTCGCGTGCTTGACGGTAAGTAATGTTTTGAACTTCTAAAGTATCTAAAGTTCTGCGTAAGTCTTCTTCTGTTTGCTCGGTATGTTCTTTTAACTCTAAAAAACTAAAGTGTAAGCGTTTCACCACGTTTGCGATATCGCGCTGGAGTAATCTTAACTCACCGGAACTGTTAATCACGATGTGTTGGTCTAAAGTGTCTGCATTGAGACGCTGTAATTGCATACGTATTTCATACATGGGTGCAATCCAGCGGCGAGAATAAAAGTTAAGACAGAGCAAAAGTAATAATAAAGTCATTAGGCCGGTAATGACCAAAGCAATCAGAATGCGATAACGCGCTAATTCAAGTGGTTGATTATCCATTTCAATCAAGAGCCAGACAGGGGGCTTCCCTGCGGTATCAATGATACGGACTCCATAAATATTATTATGGTTATAAGAGATCGGACCAAAAAAGTTATTGTTTTGTGTGAAGTTAGGCCAGTAACGATTATCTCGATAACCGATACTTAAATAAGTCTGACCATTACTATCAATTAAAGCAGCACGCTTTAGATTTTTCTCGCTAAACATACTTTGCATAATATGTTGAGCATGATCATATTCATCTGGTTGTAGTTCTACTAATGTGTAGAGATCTTTAGCAATTTGATTGTAGCGTGCCAAAATCGCTGAGGCATGATGCAATTGTTGTTGCTTTGCAGAACGTGATGTTTCAGTTAAAACCAGAAAAGCCCCAACACACGTTAAAATCATAATGGGCACAAAAATAAGAGCAATTAATTGCCCATATGCATGATTCAGACGTAAGCGTTTCGATAAGGTTTTATTGAAATTAGACATAGCTACATCAGATTGATCTCTCTGTAGGGCATATTATCACGCTTTATTTTAAAACAGACGGCATTTTATAACTGACTGGGCTTTAATCACTTTCATTAAAAAGCATAGTGAAATGGATGCAGTACCGATCATTTTTTCATACAATAGTGCCACCCCGATTTAGGTGTTGATCATGAGTAATACACAACCTGATTTTTTAGCCGACGAATTTTTGTTAGATCACTATGTAGGTAAAACACCTCTGGTCCGTTTGCAGCGCTTGGCTTGTCATACGCAGGCAACGGTTTTAGCAAAATTGGAAGGTAATAATCCAGCAGGTTCTGTAAAAGATCGTCCTGCATATAACATGATTATGCAGGCTGAAAAGCGTGGTCAAATTAAACCAGGTGATACATTGGTTGAAGCTACCAGTGGTAATACAGGTATTGCTTTAGCTATGGTTGCGGCGATGCGCGGCTATAAAATGAAACTGATTATGCCTGGGAATTCAAGTCAGGAGCGTAAGGACGCCATGCGTGCTTATGGCGCAGAATTGATTGAAGCGCCGAATATGGAAGCTGCACGAGATATGGCTTTGCAAATGCAAGCTGAAGGTTTAGGTTTGGTCCTCAATCAGTTTGGCAATCCAGATAATGTGGAAGCTCATTACCTTACGACTGGCCCTGAAATTTGGAAACAAACAGGTGGAAAGATTACCCATTTTGTAAGTTCAATGGGTACAACCGGTACCATTATGGGTGTTTCTAAGTATTTAAAAGAACAAAATCCAGATATTCAAATTATTGGTTTACAACCTTCTGAAGGTTCA
The window above is part of the Acinetobacter baumannii genome. Proteins encoded here:
- a CDS encoding NAD(P)-dependent oxidoreductase, which produces MNFDRNTPIAFLGIGLMGSRMASRLIQAGFQVAVWNRTASACEELIDIGAHALDLSNIGQYPLILTCLADDKAVQAVFDQIQTNLKAGQVIVDFSSLSVAATKVLAQAAASQDVIWIDSPVSGGTAGAEQGTLVIFAGGDAQTIEALSPVYNVLSQRVTRMGDTGTGQATKICNQLIVAANSALIAEAVALADRAGVDTTLFAPALAGGFADSKPFQILAPRMATHTFEPVQWKVQTLSKDLNNAVTLANNVNLDIPVAQKALLQLQTHQKNGFAEKDLATMIQVVEQ
- a CDS encoding GacS-like sensor histidine kinase, with translation MSNFNKTLSKRLRLNHAYGQLIALIFVPIMILTCVGAFLVLTETSRSAKQQQLHHASAILARYNQIAKDLYTLVELQPDEYDHAQHIMQSMFSEKNLKRAALIDSNGQTYLSIGYRDNRYWPNFTQNNNFFGPISYNHNNIYGVRIIDTAGKPPVWLLIEMDNQPLELARYRILIALVITGLMTLLLLLLCLNFYSRRWIAPMYEIRMQLQRLNADTLDQHIVINSSGELRLLQRDIANVVKRLHFSFLELKEHTEQTEEDLRRTLDTLEVQNITYRQARDQAISSNQAKSVFLANISHELRTPLNSIDGFIHLLLRQQNLSNEQNLYLQTIRKSSAHLLALINDVLDFSKIDAGKLELETAPFDLEEAVFDVMDMLSPLAAQKHIAMAFYYADNIPQQVIGDALRFKQILTNLISNAIKFTPDGEIIVRVRMEHDDIGQCLLHFSVQDSGIGLSGTDRKKLFESFSQGDASVTRQFGGTGLGLAISKQLVHLMHGQIGFEDNQERAPTEKGSTFWFTAQFAVDEEHEIEHPHFEHLQVVSYLAHPATASVLRYYLENYQVPHIETQSILDLFSRLKHLDQKDNTWLIVDHSGDTEALLKEIRSRYQGNLAVYGYQMTLEPNMLTEYRARPLYQPLSRSGLIQLLSDQPIFEEEQQDFNGQGLHILAVDDHLPNLIVLEALLGELNVKTTKALSGQEALNIIQERIDQKLKPFDLVFMDIQMPVMSGIDTTRAIRSLESTLDGEMQLPIIALTAHALADEKQKLLKVGMNDYVTKPIQMEQIIQILTQWTKNNFTAQNLAKDHHVVAEALDPEILNWQQSLQLAANKEDLAQDLLKMLVDSFPTELEEMQQLIELEDFPQLEHVLHRLYGATRYVGTPKLQQVTGDFEQFISTLRKERRRADDGFIEEVMRRFDELGLVIKEVESAAHQILVIPD
- the rsfS gene encoding ribosome silencing factor; amino-acid sequence: MNLEPSPSVSNSHDFAMNTSNKDVQACLKVVHDALVDVKAKDILQLDVSSISNVADAIVIASGTSTRHVKALADNVAEEARKAGFRPIGVEGERDAEWILIDLGFVVVHVMLPTARKFYDLESLWRTAPESVA
- the cysM gene encoding cysteine synthase CysM, translated to MSNTQPDFLADEFLLDHYVGKTPLVRLQRLACHTQATVLAKLEGNNPAGSVKDRPAYNMIMQAEKRGQIKPGDTLVEATSGNTGIALAMVAAMRGYKMKLIMPGNSSQERKDAMRAYGAELIEAPNMEAARDMALQMQAEGLGLVLNQFGNPDNVEAHYLTTGPEIWKQTGGKITHFVSSMGTTGTIMGVSKYLKEQNPDIQIIGLQPSEGSNIAGIRRWPQEYLPTIFEPKRVDQIMDIPQIEAEKTARRLAREEGISAGTSSGGAVWASVKIAEENPDAVIVCIICDRGDRYLSTGLFSVQD
- a CDS encoding hydroxypyruvate isomerase family protein, translating into MGRLAVNLSMIFTEVPLIERFALAHAEGFEHVEIQFPYELAISDIQDQLERYNLNLCLINVPAGDLMQGGNGLAGIPGQEAAFREALQLAIRYATALKVPRVNILAGKQPQDSDLLPCLKTLASNLKLACDLLTEHDIEPVFEMINGTDMPRFLVQNIAQAQEMLEAVNHPALKMQYDCYHMAMMGEDVLEGLQENIHQIGHIQFADCPGRHEPDTAQIPYEQIFSWIKQSAYEGYIAAEYKPKNGSNQSFTWKKKYFSDDVNI
- a CDS encoding crotonase/enoyl-CoA hydratase family protein; its protein translation is MALLRIEKNNGIATVYLNRPDKRNAMSFALLKELVTTAKAIQKDRDIRCVILTGEAQVFSAGIDLSDLNNPKNSAFAIWELVKPGQSLFQKAFLIWQNLPVPVIAALEGYCFGAGMQLALAADIRIAHPDTKMSIMESRWGLVPDMGLTRSLKGLIGVDLAKELTLTARVFDGNYAKDIGLVTHLSENPLEKANAIASEMLQRSPDALTAAKRVLDAMEHQPEKSLRLEKIWQLKLLLGKNSKLARKKDKHPEVKFLPRQYR